The stretch of DNA CTATCCCCCATTTCCAGGCAGGTCACTCACGTGTTACGCACCCGTTCGCCGGTTGCCCTTGCGAGCCCCCGTGACTTGCATGTGTTAAGCACGCCGCCAGCGTTCGTCCTGAGCCAGGATCAAACTCTCCAAGAGAGTTGATATAGCTCTACCGAACGCGACCATCGGATACGATCCAATGATCGCATCCGGAATCACAGAATTCGTGTTTGTTCTCTCCCTGCCGCCCACGTGAGCAGCAGATCAACGAGAGCCACCGCACGATTCTCTCACACTCGATTGTCAATCAGCGACTACTAAATCCCCCAAGTTTTTGGGGAACGCGAAGTATAGCCCGAGTGATGGGAAGTTCAAGTGGTAGCTGGTCGTTGGTGATTGGTCGTTGGTGAATTCTGATTGCCGGCGAGCTCTGCTCGCCGGCGCTCCCTTCACGAACAACCAATCACCAATCACCAATCACCGAGCATCACTCCACGCGCCGCCCAGGCCGCTCGCTCTCGTCATCCTCGCCGAGTTCCTCGTCGAGCTCCTCGAACTCGTCCTCGAAATCGTCGTCCTCATCCTCGTCGAGGTCGTCGTCGTCGAGGTCGTCCTCATCCTCGTCGTCTTCGTCGTCCTCGTCGTCTTCATCGAGATCGTCGTCGTCGAAGTCGTCCTCGTCATCGAAGTCCACTTCATCGTCGAGATCATCGTCGTCGTCGTCAACATCGTCGTCCAACGGCTCATCGTCGAGATCGTCATCATCGCGGCCGCCTCGTGGTGACAGCGACATCTCCGACGACTCGAACATGTCCGACATTGCCCGGTTCTCCTTGCTGTGTAGTTAAACGAGGGATTGCGCGACGACTGTTAAATGGAGGCGCGCTCGCGCCCGCGCTTTGCCTCTCGCGAAAGCTTCTTTCGATCCGATGCGCTGAGGGAGCGCTTGCGGAGTCGAATCGATTGCGGCGTCACCTCGATCAACTCATCGTCTTCGATATACTCGAGGGCTGCTTCGAGAGTCAACTCCCGCGGCGGCTCGAGCTGAATGTGCTCATCGGCGGACTTCGAGCGCATGTTCGTCAGCTTCTTTTCCTTCGTCGGATTGACGTCCATGTCACCCGGCCGAGCACTCTCGCCAATAACCATTCCTTCGTACACTGCGTCACCCGGCGCAACAAAAAGCGTCGACCGCTCCTGGAGATTTGCGAGCGCGAATGCGACAATCGTGCCGTTTTCCATCGACACGAGTGAGCCGCGCGTTCGACCCGCGAGTGGCCCTGCCCACAATCCGTAGTCCAGGAAACGATGATGTAAAATGCCGGTCCCGCGTGTATCCGTCAGGAACTCGGAACGGTAGCCGAACAATCCCCGCGCCGGAATCCGATAGCGCAATCGAACGAGCCCCTGCCCGGGGTTTTTCATTTCGAGCATCTCGCCACGCCGCGGTCCCAGTTGCTCGATCACTACGCCAAGGAAATCCTCGGGCACGTCGATCATCAACTCCTCATACGGCTCGAGTCGTTCACCGTTGAGGCCCTCGCGCGTGATCACGCGCGGGCGCGAAACCTGGAACTCGTATCCCTCGCGGCGCATCGTCTCCATCAGAATGGAGAGGTGCAGCTCGCCGCGGCCAGAGACCGACCACGTGTCCGTCGAGTCGGTATCCTCGACGCGTAATGCGACGTTTTTTTCGAGCTCCCGCATAAGGCGCTCACGCAGCTGCCGCGACGTGACGAACTTTCCTTCCTTGCCGGCGAACGGGGAGTTGTTGACGATGAAATCGACCGAGATCGTCGGTTCCTCCACCGCGATGCCCTCGAGCCGCTCCGGCGATTCCACGTCCGCGATCGTGTGCCCGATCTCGACGCCTTCGAGCCCGGCGAGCGCAACGATCTCTCCCGCCGAAGCCTGCTCGACCTCGATGCGCTCCAGTCCCTCGAAGGTGTAGAGCTTCGTGGCGCGCGCGCGCTCCGTCGCCTGGTTCGTGTCGAGCGGCAAGAGCGCAACCGCATCACCGACGTGCACCGTGCCGCGCTCGATGCGGCCGATGCCGAGCCGGCCGAGATACGGTGAGTGATCGATCGTCGAGATCAGCATCTGGAACGCGCCTTTCGAATCACTCGGCGGAGCAGGCACATGCCTGACGATGGCCTCGAAGAGCGGCGTCAGGTCCGTTGCCGGCGTGTCGAGGCTGGCGGTCGCGACGCCGTCGCGAGCCGACGCGTAGACGACGGGCGCATCGAGCTGCGCCTCTTCCGCCTCGAGCTCGATCAAGAGATCGAGCACCTCGTCGTGCGTGCGTAGCGGATCGGCGCCGGCCCGATCGATCTTGTTGATGACGACGATGGGCGTACGACCCAGTCCCAACGCCTTGCGTAGAACGAAGCGCGTCTGCGGCATCGGTCCGTCGAACGCATCGACCACGAGCAACACGCCATCGACCATACGCAGGATGCGCTCGACCTCTCCGCCGAAGTCGGCGTGCCCGGGCGTATCGACGATATTGATCTTGGTGCCACGCCAGCGGACCGACGTGTTCTTCGCGAGAATCGTTATTCCCCGCTCGCGTTCGAGCGGGTTCGAATCCATCACGCGCTCCTGGACGACCTGGTTCTCGCGAAATGCGCCCGCCTGCCGGAGCATCTTGTCCACGAGGGTTGTCTTGCCGTGATCGACGTGCGCGATGATGGCGATGTTGCGGATTTGCATAGCCTTGAAGTATAGCGGGAGGCGCAAAATCCAAACAAGCCAACCGGTCTGATGCGGCTGTGGGAATCGCGTGACACTTGCGTCGGAACTCATACGAATACACAATGCGGAAGGACGCTCAGACACGCCCTTCGCAGGAGGTGGCCCATGAATGAGACCGACGAGGCTTCGCTGGAGAATTATCCCCACGGGCGAGGCTACGGGCACGACTACATGCGTGGAGGTGAGGTGCTTGGCGGCTACGGCTACGCCGAGCGAGATGAATACGAGAAGTGTCGCGGCGAGCTATTGGAGAGCACATCGCAGGACGCGATCGAGCTTCCGCCAGACGACAGCGAAGAAGCCGACACCAGAACCTGAAAACGCAGGGGCTAGAGTTTAAGGGTTAGGGGCTGGGGTTCACCCTTGCTCCGTCTTTTCGCACGCTCTGCCCTCGGCCCGACTAGCGCTTCGCGCCGGCCTTCACTGCCGGTTTCGAGACCGGCGTCTCGTTTGCCTTGCCCTGTCCCT from Gemmatimonadaceae bacterium encodes:
- the typA gene encoding translational GTPase TypA encodes the protein MQIRNIAIIAHVDHGKTTLVDKMLRQAGAFRENQVVQERVMDSNPLERERGITILAKNTSVRWRGTKINIVDTPGHADFGGEVERILRMVDGVLLVVDAFDGPMPQTRFVLRKALGLGRTPIVVINKIDRAGADPLRTHDEVLDLLIELEAEEAQLDAPVVYASARDGVATASLDTPATDLTPLFEAIVRHVPAPPSDSKGAFQMLISTIDHSPYLGRLGIGRIERGTVHVGDAVALLPLDTNQATERARATKLYTFEGLERIEVEQASAGEIVALAGLEGVEIGHTIADVESPERLEGIAVEEPTISVDFIVNNSPFAGKEGKFVTSRQLRERLMRELEKNVALRVEDTDSTDTWSVSGRGELHLSILMETMRREGYEFQVSRPRVITREGLNGERLEPYEELMIDVPEDFLGVVIEQLGPRRGEMLEMKNPGQGLVRLRYRIPARGLFGYRSEFLTDTRGTGILHHRFLDYGLWAGPLAGRTRGSLVSMENGTIVAFALANLQERSTLFVAPGDAVYEGMVIGESARPGDMDVNPTKEKKLTNMRSKSADEHIQLEPPRELTLEAALEYIEDDELIEVTPQSIRLRKRSLSASDRKKLSREAKRGRERASI